One Rosa chinensis cultivar Old Blush chromosome 3, RchiOBHm-V2, whole genome shotgun sequence DNA window includes the following coding sequences:
- the LOC112194693 gene encoding uncharacterized protein LOC112194693, translating to MGFRGQCSDEGGETEEDLGSLQGSEIEEDEEGNPLQIPTWRGIKLKSWNRRVDLKNPKFVLGHVFANNEVRDVTVAKEVQADLLVDEDWSRKGIQNHIQKKFNLDVSVQKVSRGKNKAKRMNEGHYIDQYNKLASYKKELLRSNPGSTVVIKTEMVGKVRRFHRMYVCLAACKKGWIEGCRPIIGLDGCHIKGHHPEQLLCAIRVDGNNGMFPIAYAIAEVENTDTLRWFLEYPKWDLRIERESAYTFITDKQKGLGIAIGELLPLAEHRHCVRHMYNNFKAKHLGEGLKQLVWDAARSSTKV from the exons ATGGGATTTAGAGGACAATGTAGTGATGAAGGTGGAGAAACAGAGGAAGATCTAGGCAGTTTGCAGGGTTCTGAAATAGAGGAAGATGAGGAAGGGAATCCACTCCAGATCCCCACTTGGAGAGGTATTAAGTTGAAGAGTTGGAATAGAAGAGTGGACTTGAAGAACCCTAAGTTTGTGCTTGGCCATGTGTTTGCAAACAATGAG gttcgggacgtaacagttGCCAAGGAGGTTCAAGCAGACTTGTTGGTGGATGAAGATTGGTCCAGAAAAGGGATTCAAAACCATATCCAGAAGAAGTTCAATTTGGATGTGAGTGTACAGAAAGTTTCAAGGGGCAAAAACAAGGCTAAAAGGATGAATGAGGGGCATTACATAGATCAGTATAACAAGTTGGCAAGTTACAAGAAAGAGCTGTTGAGGAGCAACCCAGGATCCACAGTGGTAATAAAGACTGAAATGGTAGGGAAGGTGAGGAGGTTTCATAGGATGTATGTTTGTTTAGCTGCCTGCAAGAAAGGGTGGATTGAAGGTTGTAGACCCATTATTGGTTTGGATGGTTGCCATATAAAGGGTCATCACCCAGAGCAGCTGTTGTGTGCAATTAGGGTTGATGGAAACAATGGGATGTTCCCCATTGCATATGCAATTGCTGAGGTGGAAAACACAGATACTTTGAGGTGGTTTCTGGAGTACCCGAAATGGGATTTGAGGATTGAAAGGGAATCAGCTTACACATTCATCACAGACAAGCAGAAGGGGTTGGGGATTGCCATTGGAGAATTGCTCCCTTTAGCTGAACACAGACATTGTGTGAGGCATATGTACAACAACTTCAAGGCTAAGCATCTGGGAGAGGGGCTGAAACAACTTGTGTGGGATGCAGCTAGATCAAGCACAAAGGTTTAG